The following coding sequences are from one Litorilinea aerophila window:
- a CDS encoding cupredoxin domain-containing protein — MDITTLFVNIAGLALIAWIVWYFWLYRKEGVQVAEVAGVQEVPITVKGGYDPDVIVVKRGKPVRLLFNRQESALCSEMVVFDKINKSAKLPEGETVTIEFTPEEPGEIPFQCQMGMLRGKVVVKA, encoded by the coding sequence ATGGACATCACAACGCTTTTCGTCAACATCGCCGGCCTGGCGCTCATCGCCTGGATCGTCTGGTATTTCTGGCTCTACCGCAAGGAGGGCGTGCAGGTGGCCGAGGTGGCCGGTGTGCAGGAAGTGCCCATCACCGTCAAGGGCGGCTACGATCCCGATGTCATCGTGGTCAAGCGGGGCAAACCCGTGCGCCTGCTCTTCAACCGCCAGGAGTCGGCCCTGTGCAGTGAAATGGTCGTCTTCGACAAGATCAACAAGTCGGCCAAGCTCCCAGAGGGGGAGACCGTGACCATCGAGTTCACGCCGGAGGAACCAGGGGAGATCCCCTTCCAGTGCCAGATGGGCATGCTGCGGGGCAAGGTGGTCGTCAAAGCATAG
- the galT gene encoding galactose-1-phosphate uridylyltransferase: protein MSEFRQDPTTREWVLLAPERAKRPEDFPQHQRPMAPAWDPDCPFCPGNEQRTPEEETFRIGTHAGWQVRVVTNKYPALTPTGSLTRRHQGALFTRMDGVGIHEVSIETPDHARPLAEMEAVEVENVLVAYRTRYNALRHDPRLKIILIFRNQGKGAGTSLAHPHSQLIATPLVPPPIRRKHDVARAYYDDTGRCIYCDLREAEIAAGERLVFQSEHFTVLQPFAPQAPYETWILPNRHVAAFGDVADEELSDLAVVLRDTLRALTAQLQGLDFNYVIQTAPVGEAHLNYYLWHVQIVPRLTTPAGFELGSGISISTALPEETARLLRAQVRQRRLETED, encoded by the coding sequence ATGTCTGAATTCCGCCAGGACCCCACCACACGGGAGTGGGTCCTGCTCGCCCCAGAACGGGCGAAACGCCCGGAGGATTTCCCACAGCACCAGCGCCCCATGGCGCCGGCATGGGATCCGGATTGTCCCTTCTGTCCGGGCAACGAACAGCGCACGCCCGAAGAGGAAACCTTCCGGATTGGCACCCATGCGGGCTGGCAGGTGCGGGTGGTCACCAACAAGTACCCGGCGCTCACCCCCACGGGCAGCCTGACCCGCCGCCACCAGGGCGCCCTCTTCACGAGGATGGACGGCGTGGGCATCCACGAAGTGAGCATCGAGACGCCTGATCACGCCCGTCCCCTGGCTGAGATGGAAGCGGTTGAAGTGGAAAACGTCCTGGTGGCCTACCGGACACGCTACAACGCCTTGCGCCACGACCCCCGCCTCAAGATCATCCTGATCTTCCGCAACCAGGGCAAAGGGGCGGGAACGTCCCTGGCCCATCCCCACTCCCAGTTGATCGCCACCCCGCTGGTGCCGCCGCCGATCCGTCGCAAGCACGACGTGGCCCGTGCCTACTACGACGACACAGGTCGCTGCATCTACTGTGACTTGCGTGAGGCCGAAATCGCCGCTGGCGAGCGCCTCGTCTTTCAGTCCGAACACTTCACCGTACTGCAGCCGTTCGCTCCGCAAGCACCCTACGAGACCTGGATCCTGCCCAATCGGCATGTGGCTGCCTTCGGCGATGTAGCAGACGAAGAGCTCTCCGACCTGGCCGTTGTGCTGCGGGACACCTTGCGGGCGCTGACGGCGCAGTTGCAGGGCCTGGATTTCAACTACGTGATCCAGACGGCGCCGGTAGGGGAGGCACACTTGAACTACTACCTCTGGCACGTCCAGATCGTCCCCCGTCTCACCACCCCGGCCGGCTTCGAACTGGGCAGCGGCATCAGCATCTCCACCGCCCTCCCCGAGGAAACCGCGCGCCTGCTGCGGGCACAGGTGCGTCAGCGAAGGCTCGAAACTGAAGATTGA
- a CDS encoding glycoside hydrolase family 57 protein — MKVWHLTPDAPRSPHRVSPGERVTLLIGTWPIELGQQVEVVYRVEQADGTTRQGTVAATWQYNAGVNSYWRAELGPFDPGDRVSYLMEGHGPNSHGVSDVASFRVGPKLYLALLWHQHQPVYKELAHPTQAGSYRYPWVRLHAIRDYYSMAALVAEHPDLHLTINLTPALLWQIEDYVERGATDRALDLTLKPAETLTDGEREFVLANFFDADWHNQIFPHPRYKELFIQRREGRPFTVQDLRDLQMWFNLAWFGQEFRKGEVTLVTNEVASVNRFVQQGHHFSTADMEAMVAEQYKIMRAVIPIHRQLQEQGQIEVSTTPFYHPILPLLVDTDQATIDRPGTTFPPRFAHPEDAEAQVQLAVEAYRRWFGRTPRGMWPAEGAVSQAVVPFFARDGIHWIATDRGVLARSGRWGYDVDNPDVLCQPYRAEEGDAALSVFFRDTQLSDAIGFHYHAYPDAQQAARDFLGQIQERFVRPLRSDEDRILTVILDGENAWGAYREDARPFLHALYTLLEQETAIQTVTFAEYLEGNARRNIPPHPPAQQTKVYDLFTGSWIDENGSMPGVDLGTWIGEGEENLAWQLLGEARTLLDHLRAAPDVAPALFTALYIAEGSDWFWWFGEDQNSGNDPEFDDLFRTHLKSVYQMLGVSVPADLNRHIVPHTVVWSFVDPVTQVSSGDRLVIRTNCPGTLTWWPDALPAQTAEMVPVGGVMAGVCRYQHTLGPFPADVQEVHFIFRCTHVDCDGQDICCRPDKYTVQVV, encoded by the coding sequence ATGAAAGTCTGGCATCTAACCCCGGATGCACCACGCTCCCCCCACCGGGTCAGCCCCGGTGAACGCGTGACCCTACTCATAGGCACCTGGCCCATTGAACTGGGGCAGCAGGTCGAGGTGGTGTATAGGGTGGAACAGGCAGATGGAACCACCCGCCAGGGCACCGTGGCCGCCACCTGGCAATACAACGCCGGTGTGAACAGTTACTGGCGGGCTGAGCTGGGCCCGTTTGACCCGGGCGATCGAGTGAGCTATCTCATGGAAGGCCACGGGCCCAACAGCCATGGGGTCAGCGATGTGGCGTCATTTCGAGTGGGCCCCAAGCTCTACCTGGCCCTCCTTTGGCACCAACACCAGCCGGTCTACAAGGAGCTGGCCCATCCCACCCAGGCGGGCAGTTATCGTTACCCGTGGGTGCGCCTGCACGCGATCCGCGACTACTACTCGATGGCCGCCCTGGTCGCGGAGCACCCTGACCTCCACCTGACCATCAATCTCACGCCGGCCTTGCTCTGGCAGATCGAGGACTACGTGGAACGGGGCGCCACCGACCGCGCCCTGGATCTGACCCTGAAGCCGGCCGAGACCCTGACCGACGGGGAGCGGGAATTCGTCCTCGCCAACTTTTTCGATGCCGACTGGCACAACCAGATCTTCCCCCATCCCCGCTACAAAGAGCTCTTCATCCAACGGCGAGAGGGCCGCCCTTTCACCGTTCAGGACCTGCGGGATCTGCAGATGTGGTTCAACCTGGCCTGGTTCGGCCAGGAGTTCCGCAAGGGGGAGGTGACCCTGGTGACGAACGAGGTCGCCTCGGTGAACCGTTTCGTGCAGCAAGGACACCATTTCAGCACAGCCGACATGGAAGCGATGGTCGCCGAGCAGTATAAGATCATGCGGGCGGTGATCCCCATCCACCGTCAGCTTCAGGAACAGGGACAGATCGAGGTCTCAACCACGCCCTTCTATCACCCCATCCTTCCCTTGCTGGTGGACACGGACCAGGCGACCATCGACCGACCCGGAACCACGTTTCCACCCCGCTTCGCCCACCCTGAGGATGCCGAAGCCCAGGTTCAGCTGGCCGTGGAAGCGTACCGACGCTGGTTTGGACGGACACCCCGGGGGATGTGGCCTGCCGAGGGCGCGGTCAGTCAGGCAGTGGTGCCCTTCTTCGCACGGGACGGCATCCATTGGATCGCCACCGACCGGGGTGTACTGGCCCGCTCTGGACGCTGGGGCTACGACGTGGACAACCCTGATGTGCTCTGTCAACCCTACCGGGCCGAGGAGGGGGACGCTGCCCTGAGCGTCTTCTTCCGGGATACCCAACTTTCCGACGCCATCGGCTTCCACTACCATGCCTACCCCGACGCCCAGCAGGCAGCCCGGGACTTCCTGGGCCAGATCCAGGAGCGATTCGTCCGACCGCTCCGCAGCGACGAGGACCGGATATTGACGGTGATCCTGGATGGCGAGAACGCCTGGGGCGCGTACCGGGAGGATGCCCGGCCTTTTCTCCACGCCCTCTACACCTTGCTGGAGCAAGAGACCGCCATCCAGACGGTCACTTTCGCCGAATACCTGGAGGGCAATGCCAGGCGGAACATTCCCCCGCATCCGCCGGCGCAACAGACAAAAGTGTACGATCTCTTCACCGGTTCCTGGATCGACGAAAATGGGTCCATGCCGGGTGTGGACCTGGGCACCTGGATCGGCGAGGGAGAGGAGAACCTGGCCTGGCAACTGCTAGGAGAGGCCCGAACCTTGCTCGACCACCTCAGGGCCGCCCCCGATGTCGCCCCAGCCCTGTTCACCGCCCTCTACATCGCCGAAGGCAGCGACTGGTTCTGGTGGTTCGGCGAGGACCAGAACTCGGGCAACGATCCAGAATTTGACGATCTGTTCCGCACCCACCTGAAGAGCGTCTACCAGATGCTCGGGGTCTCGGTCCCCGCGGACTTAAACCGGCATATCGTACCGCACACCGTGGTGTGGAGCTTTGTCGATCCGGTGACGCAGGTCTCCTCCGGAGACCGGCTGGTGATTCGCACCAACTGTCCAGGCACCCTCACCTGGTGGCCAGACGCCCTACCTGCCCAGACGGCCGAAATGGTGCCCGTGGGCGGTGTGATGGCCGGCGTGTGCCGTTATCAGCACACGCTGGGGCCCTTTCCAGCCGATGTGCAGGAAGTCCACTTCATCTTCCGTTGTACCCATGTAGACTGTGACGGGCAGGACATCTGCTGCCGGCCGGACAAATACACCGTGCAGGTTGTCTGA
- a CDS encoding NADH-quinone oxidoreductase subunit B, which produces MNADPEKFRRLKQAQLQPYLHDTITVPEELQSTVAVTTLDRLYNWSRASSMWPLLFGLACCAIEMIAAMASRYDCARFGMEVMRPSPRQADLMIVSGTVTKKMVPAIVRIYNQMAEPRYVIAMGACATGGGPFKEGYNVVSGIDKYIPVDVYVPGCPPTPEALIYGMMKLHEKIERQSIATVPWYQRGRSGFVPVPRLGPDLFDPRQIQLIKEHTLAALDESRGPGETKKQKKTGEGKAGPTRLSEQAKARIEAAKARSQARRERSG; this is translated from the coding sequence ATGAACGCTGACCCGGAAAAATTTCGAAGGCTGAAGCAGGCGCAACTGCAGCCGTATCTACACGACACGATCACAGTCCCTGAAGAACTTCAAAGTACGGTAGCAGTGACCACCCTGGACAGGCTCTACAACTGGAGCCGTGCCTCCAGCATGTGGCCCCTGCTCTTCGGCCTGGCCTGCTGTGCCATCGAGATGATTGCCGCCATGGCCAGCCGTTATGACTGTGCCCGTTTCGGCATGGAGGTGATGCGCCCCAGCCCCCGTCAGGCTGACCTGATGATCGTCTCCGGCACGGTGACCAAGAAGATGGTGCCGGCCATCGTGCGTATCTACAATCAAATGGCCGAACCGCGCTACGTGATCGCCATGGGCGCCTGCGCCACCGGCGGCGGCCCTTTCAAGGAAGGCTACAATGTCGTCAGCGGCATCGACAAGTATATTCCCGTGGACGTCTACGTGCCGGGATGTCCGCCGACGCCGGAAGCGCTGATCTACGGCATGATGAAGCTCCACGAAAAGATCGAGCGGCAGAGCATCGCCACGGTCCCCTGGTATCAAAGGGGTCGTTCCGGCTTTGTGCCGGTGCCACGGCTAGGGCCTGACCTCTTTGACCCGCGGCAGATCCAACTCATCAAGGAGCACACTTTGGCCGCGCTGGACGAAAGCCGCGGGCCGGGTGAAACAAAGAAACAGAAGAAGACAGGCGAGGGCAAGGCGGGTCCCACGCGGTTGTCGGAACAGGCGAAGGCGCGTATCGAAGCGGCCAAAGCCCGCTCCCAGGCCAGGCGGGAACGAAGTGGGTAG
- a CDS encoding heavy-metal-associated domain-containing protein: MEKNVDPAALAQAQTTLLLVQGMGCPVCAMRVYDSLLRLEGVLTVEVALAPGLARVRYDPTQVSPDVFPAAVAAASDDAHHYSARILA; the protein is encoded by the coding sequence GTGGAAAAGAATGTAGACCCGGCCGCCCTGGCCCAGGCCCAGACGACCTTGCTCCTGGTGCAGGGCATGGGCTGTCCGGTCTGCGCCATGCGTGTCTACGACAGTTTGCTGCGGCTGGAAGGGGTTCTGACGGTGGAAGTGGCCCTGGCGCCAGGCCTGGCCCGGGTGCGCTACGATCCGACACAGGTTTCTCCCGACGTCTTTCCAGCAGCCGTGGCTGCCGCCAGTGATGACGCCCATCACTATTCCGCCCGGATCCTGGCGTAG
- the lgt gene encoding prolipoprotein diacylglyceryl transferase — protein MITMPIDPILFTIGHFTVRWYSLIILLAILVGIWVARREAKRRGLGREVIDDLAIWLVPAGIVGARLFHVADHWDHVYSLDPIRVLYIWQGGLAIWGGVFGGLTALVVLAWRRGWRVPVLLDTLAPAEALGQGLGRIACVITGDAMGKPTAGPFGIAYTSPHALVPELGVYYTPTPIYELIMNVGIFALLWQLRKRNLPDGAIFLIYLLLYSSGRFLITFWSAYRPIAFGLNQAQLISLAAVAMGLPLLVYVWRRPGAARAESNV, from the coding sequence ATGATCACCATGCCCATCGATCCCATTCTCTTCACCATTGGCCACTTTACCGTGCGCTGGTACAGTCTAATCATCCTGCTCGCCATTCTCGTCGGCATTTGGGTCGCCAGGCGCGAGGCAAAACGCCGGGGATTGGGCCGAGAGGTCATCGACGATCTGGCTATCTGGCTCGTGCCGGCGGGCATCGTCGGCGCCCGCCTTTTCCACGTGGCCGACCACTGGGACCACGTCTACAGCCTGGATCCGATTCGGGTGCTTTACATCTGGCAGGGCGGGCTGGCCATCTGGGGCGGCGTGTTCGGCGGGCTGACAGCGCTGGTTGTCCTGGCCTGGCGGCGCGGCTGGCGGGTGCCGGTCCTGTTGGACACGTTGGCGCCGGCCGAGGCCCTGGGCCAGGGCCTCGGGCGGATCGCCTGTGTGATCACCGGCGACGCCATGGGCAAACCCACCGCCGGCCCCTTCGGCATTGCCTACACCAGCCCCCACGCCCTGGTGCCCGAGCTGGGCGTCTACTACACGCCCACGCCGATCTACGAACTGATCATGAATGTGGGCATCTTCGCTTTGCTGTGGCAACTGCGCAAACGAAATCTCCCGGACGGTGCGATCTTTCTGATCTACCTGCTGCTCTACTCCAGCGGACGCTTCCTCATCACCTTCTGGAGTGCCTACCGCCCGATTGCCTTTGGCCTGAACCAGGCTCAGCTCATCAGTCTGGCCGCAGTGGCCATGGGACTGCCGCTGCTGGTGTACGTGTGGCGCCGTCCTGGGGCTGCCCGCGCCGAATCCAATGTGTAG
- a CDS encoding YHS domain-containing protein, protein MAQVKDPVCGMMVDSETARHKSEYQGQTYYFCAPGCKTAFDKEPEKYLQSGEGEHHQHHH, encoded by the coding sequence ATGGCACAGGTCAAGGATCCTGTCTGCGGCATGATGGTAGACAGTGAAACCGCCCGGCACAAGTCCGAGTACCAGGGCCAGACCTACTACTTCTGCGCCCCTGGCTGCAAGACCGCCTTCGACAAAGAGCCGGAGAAGTACCTCCAGTCCGGCGAAGGTGAACATCACCAGCACCATCACTAA
- a CDS encoding heavy-metal-associated domain-containing protein, protein MCDHEQACSVEPFEKPLEPGALETAQVAYLAVWGMGCPRCATRVRNGLLQVEGVLMAQVALTDGIAAAAYDPERVQPASLVAAVAAAGHDGRHSYRAQLMATMALQTLPDGYFAENPSRSAEDER, encoded by the coding sequence ATGTGTGACCATGAGCAAGCATGTTCGGTAGAGCCGTTTGAAAAGCCCCTGGAGCCCGGTGCCCTGGAGACAGCCCAGGTAGCCTACCTGGCAGTTTGGGGAATGGGATGCCCACGCTGTGCCACCAGGGTGCGCAACGGCCTGTTACAGGTGGAGGGCGTGTTGATGGCCCAGGTTGCCCTGACCGATGGGATTGCCGCGGCGGCCTACGATCCCGAACGCGTCCAACCGGCCAGCCTGGTGGCAGCCGTGGCCGCGGCGGGCCATGACGGACGACACAGTTACCGGGCCCAACTGATGGCCACCATGGCACTCCAGACCCTACCAGATGGCTACTTTGCGGAAAACCCCTCGAGGAGCGCCGAGGATGAACGCTGA
- a CDS encoding heavy metal translocating P-type ATPase yields the protein MKETSGEVHVRQTVTDPVCGMEINPADAAQTRTVDGVTTYFCSDRCAEQFDREHGGQVETVMPHSATTGFNPELAGPLELELPVAGMTCSSCVVTVERTLQSVPGVEKAHVNFSLGKAHVAYHPEQVDVGTLVGAIKQAGYDVGAAEMHVRITPGLHCASCVRFIEEALYQVPGVLETTVNPGTDSAHIRYIAGQVEFAAIKQAIESTGYQAARPVEQEETVDEETAAHQREYRNLMRKFWFAAAISIPVMLVAYPELPWLYLPNLFVKNASESLIWWLFVLSGIATIPVMAYSGRQFFTGGWTAFKHHTADMNTLIALGTSAAWIYSTVAIFFPSLFPEGTATPFYDVTAVVTALVVLGQALEVRAKGQTSQAIRKLMDLQAKTARVIRNGQEVEIPVEEVLVGDIVVVRPGEKIPVDGEIVEGRSAIDESMVTGESLPVDKGPGDEVIGATVNTTGSFKFRATKVGKDTALAQIVKMVQDAMGSKAPIARLVDVISGYFVPTVMIISILTFLVWFNFGPSPVLAFAVVTAVTVLIIACPCAIGMAVPLSLVAGVGKAAEHGVLIRNGEALQMASQLKVIVLDKTGTITKGKPELTDAVPANGFDEATLLRLAASADRPSEHPLAQAIVDGARGRNIELVEPTEFEAIPGHGVETVVDGRQVLVGNAKLMQRYKVDTSLVDAEVTRLQEEGKTAMVVAVDGQAAGVVAVADTIKEDSIEAIRVMQEMGLEVVMLTGDNERTARAIARQVGIDRVLAEVLPEDKAMQVHLLKGGNRKVGMVGDGINDAPALVEADVGFAIGTGTDVAIEAADITLIGGSLKGVAYAIEISRATMRNAKQSLFGAFIYNTLGIPVAAGVLYPFFGILLSPIIAGAAMAASSVTVVTNANRLRFFKARSFAA from the coding sequence GTGAAAGAAACAAGTGGTGAAGTCCATGTCAGACAGACCGTGACCGATCCGGTCTGCGGTATGGAGATCAACCCGGCCGACGCAGCCCAAACCCGCACCGTGGATGGTGTGACGACATACTTCTGCTCGGACCGTTGCGCGGAGCAGTTCGACCGGGAACATGGCGGGCAAGTTGAGACAGTCATGCCTCACTCGGCCACAACCGGCTTCAATCCAGAGCTGGCAGGCCCCCTGGAATTGGAGCTGCCTGTGGCCGGGATGACCTGCTCGTCCTGTGTGGTGACGGTCGAGCGCACCTTGCAGTCGGTTCCAGGGGTCGAGAAGGCCCATGTCAATTTCTCCCTGGGCAAAGCCCATGTGGCCTACCACCCAGAGCAAGTGGACGTGGGAACCCTTGTCGGCGCTATCAAGCAGGCGGGCTACGACGTGGGGGCAGCCGAGATGCACGTGCGCATCACACCTGGACTGCACTGTGCTTCCTGCGTCCGCTTTATCGAGGAGGCCCTGTACCAGGTCCCCGGCGTGCTGGAAACCACGGTCAACCCGGGCACCGATTCGGCCCACATCCGCTACATCGCCGGCCAGGTGGAATTCGCCGCCATCAAACAGGCCATCGAATCCACCGGCTACCAGGCGGCTCGACCGGTGGAGCAGGAAGAGACCGTGGACGAGGAGACCGCGGCCCATCAGCGGGAATACCGGAACCTGATGCGCAAGTTCTGGTTCGCCGCCGCCATTAGCATCCCGGTGATGCTGGTGGCCTATCCGGAGCTGCCCTGGCTCTACCTGCCCAATCTCTTCGTAAAAAACGCATCGGAAAGCCTGATCTGGTGGCTCTTCGTCTTGTCGGGCATCGCCACCATCCCGGTGATGGCCTACTCCGGGCGACAGTTCTTCACCGGGGGCTGGACGGCCTTTAAGCATCACACAGCGGACATGAACACGCTGATCGCCCTGGGCACCAGCGCGGCCTGGATCTATTCGACTGTGGCCATCTTCTTTCCGAGCCTGTTCCCAGAAGGCACGGCCACACCCTTCTACGATGTGACCGCCGTGGTGACGGCCCTGGTGGTGTTGGGCCAGGCCCTGGAGGTGCGGGCGAAAGGCCAGACCAGCCAGGCCATCCGCAAGTTGATGGACCTGCAGGCCAAGACCGCCCGGGTCATCCGCAACGGCCAGGAGGTGGAGATCCCCGTGGAAGAGGTGCTGGTGGGCGACATCGTGGTGGTGCGCCCCGGCGAGAAAATTCCGGTGGACGGCGAGATCGTGGAGGGCCGCTCGGCCATTGACGAGTCCATGGTCACCGGCGAAAGCCTGCCGGTGGACAAAGGGCCGGGCGACGAAGTGATCGGCGCCACGGTCAACACCACGGGCAGCTTCAAGTTCCGGGCCACCAAGGTGGGCAAGGACACGGCCCTGGCCCAGATCGTCAAGATGGTCCAGGACGCCATGGGCAGCAAGGCGCCCATCGCCCGCCTGGTGGATGTGATCTCCGGCTACTTTGTGCCCACGGTGATGATCATTTCCATCCTCACCTTCCTGGTCTGGTTCAACTTCGGGCCCAGCCCTGTGCTGGCCTTTGCCGTGGTCACCGCGGTGACCGTGCTGATCATCGCCTGCCCCTGCGCCATCGGCATGGCCGTGCCCCTGAGCCTGGTGGCCGGTGTCGGCAAGGCCGCCGAACATGGCGTGCTCATCCGCAACGGCGAGGCCCTGCAGATGGCCTCCCAGCTCAAGGTGATCGTGCTGGACAAGACCGGCACCATCACCAAGGGCAAGCCGGAACTGACCGATGCCGTGCCGGCCAACGGTTTCGACGAGGCGACGCTGCTGCGCCTGGCCGCCAGCGCCGACCGGCCCAGCGAGCATCCCCTGGCCCAGGCCATTGTGGACGGGGCGCGCGGCCGCAACATCGAGCTGGTTGAACCGACCGAATTCGAGGCCATCCCCGGTCACGGCGTGGAGACCGTGGTGGACGGCCGTCAGGTGCTGGTGGGCAACGCCAAGCTGATGCAACGCTACAAGGTGGACACCTCCCTGGTGGATGCAGAGGTGACCCGGCTGCAGGAGGAAGGCAAGACGGCCATGGTCGTGGCCGTGGACGGTCAGGCCGCCGGTGTGGTGGCCGTGGCCGACACCATCAAAGAGGACTCCATCGAGGCCATCCGGGTGATGCAGGAGATGGGGCTGGAGGTGGTGATGCTGACCGGCGACAACGAGCGCACGGCCCGGGCCATCGCCCGCCAGGTGGGCATCGACCGGGTGCTGGCCGAGGTGTTGCCCGAGGACAAGGCCATGCAGGTGCACCTGCTGAAGGGCGGAAACCGCAAAGTGGGCATGGTGGGCGACGGCATCAACGACGCCCCGGCCCTGGTGGAGGCCGACGTGGGCTTTGCCATCGGCACCGGCACGGACGTGGCCATCGAGGCCGCGGACATCACCCTGATCGGCGGCAGCCTCAAGGGGGTGGCCTACGCCATCGAAATCAGCCGGGCCACCATGCGCAACGCCAAACAGAGCCTCTTTGGAGCGTTCATCTACAACACCCTGGGGATCCCGGTGGCTGCCGGCGTGCTCTACCCCTTCTTCGGCATCCTGCTCTCGCCCATCATCGCCGGGGCCGCCATGGCAGCCTCCAGCGTGACCGTGGTCACCAACGCCAACCGGCTGCGCTTCTTCAAGGCCAGGAGTTTTGCAGCGTAA
- a CDS encoding metal-sensitive transcriptional regulator — MDVQTRTEVTRRLRSVEGHIRGVAHMIDEDQPCMAILQQMQAIQGAIRQISLLLLASHLDHCLQTVETAQSAKAHQQLREELTALFAQMS; from the coding sequence ATGGACGTCCAAACCCGTACCGAAGTGACACGCCGGCTCCGCAGCGTCGAAGGCCACATCCGGGGGGTGGCTCACATGATAGACGAAGATCAGCCCTGCATGGCCATCCTGCAGCAGATGCAGGCAATCCAGGGGGCCATCAGGCAAATCAGCCTGCTGTTGTTGGCCAGCCACCTGGACCACTGCCTGCAGACTGTAGAGACGGCGCAGAGTGCCAAGGCACACCAACAGCTACGTGAAGAGTTGACGGCGCTTTTTGCCCAAATGTCTTGA
- a CDS encoding class I SAM-dependent DNA methyltransferase, with protein sequence MANKKLLRWVGAFLLLDGVPLFTSGRAYVRLWQIPPAPKAYRRTMAWLAAWPNWLLRAAGMAEIGLGLAVLARAPVEVPTLYRAVASRYDAAAPLWRDWLYPDAHLALDRALATHLPPGGRVLDLGCGTGANLERLLALGLPFGAYSGVDRSPDMLAQARAKFGHLAHVEFQQLDLLVDPWPEGPFDLIVSTWAFEHLPEPEAVVAKAWTRLRPGGHMILLTEIAGDAWRIRLLAWIGHFFSARLLNEEEYRRFPGLIAAEHFNGPLAPLALLILHKPEHPL encoded by the coding sequence ATGGCCAATAAAAAACTGCTGCGCTGGGTGGGAGCCTTCCTGCTCCTGGACGGTGTTCCTTTGTTCACCTCAGGTCGCGCCTACGTGCGGCTGTGGCAAATCCCTCCAGCCCCAAAGGCCTATCGTCGAACGATGGCATGGCTGGCCGCCTGGCCCAACTGGCTGTTACGGGCCGCCGGTATGGCCGAAATCGGCCTCGGCCTGGCCGTACTGGCTAGAGCACCGGTGGAAGTACCAACCCTCTACCGCGCCGTCGCCAGCCGCTACGACGCCGCAGCCCCCCTCTGGCGGGACTGGCTCTACCCCGACGCCCACCTCGCCCTGGACCGGGCACTGGCCACCCATCTGCCTCCAGGCGGGCGTGTCCTGGACCTGGGTTGTGGCACCGGCGCCAACCTGGAGCGCTTGCTGGCCCTGGGGCTGCCCTTCGGCGCCTACAGCGGGGTCGATCGCTCCCCCGACATGCTGGCCCAGGCCCGGGCCAAGTTCGGCCATCTGGCTCACGTTGAGTTCCAGCAATTGGATCTGCTGGTCGATCCCTGGCCCGAAGGTCCCTTCGACCTCATCGTCTCTACCTGGGCCTTCGAACATCTACCTGAGCCGGAAGCGGTGGTGGCCAAAGCCTGGACGCGACTGCGTCCAGGCGGCCACATGATCCTGCTCACCGAAATCGCGGGGGATGCCTGGCGCATTCGCCTGTTGGCATGGATAGGGCACTTTTTCAGCGCTCGCCTCCTGAACGAGGAGGAGTACCGGCGCTTCCCAGGGCTGATCGCGGCCGAACACTTCAACGGTCCCCTGGCCCCCCTGGCCTTACTTATCCTCCACAAACCGGAGCACCCTCTCTGA